Proteins encoded within one genomic window of Oryza glaberrima chromosome 12, OglaRS2, whole genome shotgun sequence:
- the LOC127756633 gene encoding uncharacterized protein LOC127756633 isoform X2: MSSQGYDLAIIKVNGVSGECPILQFGDLEGVAHRANVVQLGYILGSQFALNLDPSVSPGSVIPANQNGMMGSQDVVYSAAARHGASGSAVMFDDKVIGVLYSMSTNSQVAYARSSTTVHMALKNWLHPNDAAITTEKMIELVVKPLNDSELDD; the protein is encoded by the exons ATGTCATCTCAG GGTTATGATCTTGCAATTATTAAAGTTAATGGAGTGAGTGGAGAATGCCCAATTCTTCAATTTGGTGATTTAGAAGGTGTGGCGCATAGGGCCAATGTCGTTCAGCTTGGATATATCCTTGGGTCACAGTTTGCTTTAAACTTGGACCCCTCAGTATCTCCTGGATCAGTCAT ACCGGCAAACCAAAATGGAATGATGGGCAGCCAGGATGTTGTCTACAGTGCCGCTGCAAGACATGGCGCCTCAGGATCTGCAGTGATGTTTGATGATAAGGTTATTGGAGTACTATATTCAATGTCTACAAATAGCCAAGTTGCGTATGCTCGATCAAGTACTACTGTTCACATGGCCTTGAAGAATTGGTTGCATCCAAAT GATGCTGCAATAACCACTGAGAAGATGATAGAACTTGTAGTAAAACCTCTAAATGATTCAGAGTTAGACGATTGA
- the LOC127756633 gene encoding uncharacterized protein LOC127756633 isoform X1: MSSQGYDLAIIKVNGVSGECPILQFGDLEGVAHRANVVQLGYILGSQFALNLDPSVSPGSVIRPANQNGMMGSQDVVYSAAARHGASGSAVMFDDKVIGVLYSMSTNSQVAYARSSTTVHMALKNWLHPNDAAITTEKMIELVVKPLNDSELDD, from the exons ATGTCATCTCAG GGTTATGATCTTGCAATTATTAAAGTTAATGGAGTGAGTGGAGAATGCCCAATTCTTCAATTTGGTGATTTAGAAGGTGTGGCGCATAGGGCCAATGTCGTTCAGCTTGGATATATCCTTGGGTCACAGTTTGCTTTAAACTTGGACCCCTCAGTATCTCCTGGATCAGTCAT aAGACCGGCAAACCAAAATGGAATGATGGGCAGCCAGGATGTTGTCTACAGTGCCGCTGCAAGACATGGCGCCTCAGGATCTGCAGTGATGTTTGATGATAAGGTTATTGGAGTACTATATTCAATGTCTACAAATAGCCAAGTTGCGTATGCTCGATCAAGTACTACTGTTCACATGGCCTTGAAGAATTGGTTGCATCCAAAT GATGCTGCAATAACCACTGAGAAGATGATAGAACTTGTAGTAAAACCTCTAAATGATTCAGAGTTAGACGATTGA